From the Deinococcus gobiensis I-0 genome, the window AGGTAGGACAGGCCGCTCTGGCCGCTGTAGTGCTGCTGGTTGGTGTTGGTGATGAAACTGGCGGCCGTGTGCAGGGCCGTGTCCCAGCGCATGCCGGCTATGCCGTCGGGGTTCAGGGGCAGGCCGCCCTGAAACAGGAAGACGAGGTAGGCGGCGACGCCGAGCAGCACGTTGGTGCCCAGGAGCGCCGCGCCGTACTGCCGCCAGGTCATGCCGCGTGAGGCGTCCACGCCGCTCAGGCGCAGGAAGCCGGACGTGAGGCGCGAGGCGGGGGCCGCGAAGACCCGCGCGATGAGGGCGCCCAGGGGAATCGCCAGCGCGAAGGCCAGCGCGTAGGTCAGGAAGATATCCACAACTTCACAGCCTCTCGGGAACGAGGACGAACGCCGCTGCGGCCCCGAACAGGGCCAGCAGGATCAACAGGCCGATGACCGCGCCCATCTCAGAACTTTTCCGCGCGCACGAGGGCGTAGAGCAGATAGGCGGCCAGCAGCAAGACAATGAGGAGAAGGGCAAGGTCCATAAGCGGCATCCTCTTCCCCGGTGGCCTGACCCGGTATCCTGCTTCCGGCCACACGTCTGGCCATATGGCCAGTGGCCGGCCCGCGCCCAGGCATTAGGCTGCGGGTTCAGGGGCGGCCCCGTGCCCAGCCCCCTTTTCCCGGAGACCCATGCCTGTCGTCAGAGCCAATCCGATTTCCCCCGCCGACCCGGTGGCCCCGGCCGCGCCCGAGGGACCGGCCACCGTCTTTCCCCTGAGCGAACGCGCGCTGCTGGGGCTGTGCCTGGGCCTGGTGCTGCTCGTCACGCTGATCGACGTGCTGACCCCGGCGTCGC encodes:
- a CDS encoding potassium-transporting ATPase subunit F, translating into MPLMDLALLLIVLLLAAYLLYALVRAEKF